The proteins below are encoded in one region of Drosophila virilis strain 15010-1051.87 chromosome 6, Dvir_AGI_RSII-ME, whole genome shotgun sequence:
- the fuss gene encoding signal transducer and activator of transcription B isoform X1 has product MAFQESIQRSTRPSTPPNGMENSQISISPKSNHVSSVLLYGIPIVSLYIEGQERLCLAQISNTLLKQFSYNEIHNRRVALGITCVQCTPVQLEILRRAGAMPVSSRRCGMITRREAERLCKSFLGDNTPPRLPDDFAFSVQHKCAWGCRGLFLPARYNSSRAKCIKCTYCGMFFSPNKFIFHSHRITTNDRYIQPDAANFNSWRRHMTLSSHAQDEKIIHAWEDVKAMFNGGTRKRLVGCNNNNNNNNNNNNNNNNNNNNNNNNNNMNSNNNNSNNYNNTHRSQSSPGSVAYAVEENACDSRSPDSCETDTKPRSLHEETLCSKRTMNHQYNYSTVAAAAAVVGVTAVAATVGVPFNLHRSSVLSPLQSLRNEQELSIVPLSRNFVVDYTMWQQQNQTHSKKISGSEATNGSVCPWIRPDLNVLSSAGNAIPLNVIKNEPRSGASYTGIKNRKVADGDQSDFNMSSILSSSAFKPVVASASIMSTSLYATRSNDSISNVYISPSQSTRTTTVFTHNSITAASTQRLPSEAILNTATCAFPPILNSIQLSAESEQPDFALAIDNKNELSSGLTAEHLNTSTLSDPLYINTTICRNPNGDDDNDDDDEVVDIETTEDDLQTIYDSRNLFAHSPNDISSVSASHSHSGSPNDDVDVDGITTDVEDQIDFKSNNCSYDINISRSNLYVHHTTEKDKRSSQGMNTEEEGIRTNHIKNNEDANGSKRLSRRKCSNQQSQRQYLKKNGPTLDTDKLFSTQPSLHIPQRVTFPVFLRSHLNSFRQRHHRQPSPNTPRQLYCCDTTARSNENGVE; this is encoded by the exons ATGGCATTCCAAGAGTCAATTCAAAGATCTACCCGGCCTTCAACTCCACCTAATGGAATGGAAAACAGCCAAATATCAATATCCCCAAAGTCGAATCAT GTAAGCTCGGTACTGCTCTATGGCATACCCATTGTATCCTTGTACATCGAAGGGCAGGAACGTCTCTGCTTGGCGCAGATCTCGAATACACTTCTGAAACAGTTCAGCTACAATGAGATTCACAATCGACGCGTTGCACTTGGCATAACCTGCGTGCAATGCACTCCAGTTCAGTTGGAAATACTGAGACGGGCCGGAGCGATGCCGGTGAGTTCACGGCGATGCGGAATGATAACACGCCGAGAAGCGGAGAGGTTGTGCAAAAGCTTTTTGGGAGATAATACGCCGCCGAGATTACCAGACGACTTTGCGTTTAGCGTACAGCATAAATGCGCCTGGGGCTGCCGTGGATTGTTTTTGCCCGCACGCTATAATTCCTCACGTGCCAAATGCATCAAGTGTACCTATTGTGGAATGTTCTTTTCGccaaacaaattcattttccaCTCGCATCGTATAACGACCAACGACCGATATATCCAGCCCGACGCGGCCAATTTCAATTCCTGGCGTCGGCACATGACGCTCAGTTCCCATGCGCAGGACGAGAAAATTATTCATGCTTGGGAGGATGTGAAGGCCATGTTTAACGGCGGCACACGAAAGCGACTTGTTGgctgcaataataataataataataataataataataataataataataataataataataataataataataataataataatatgaatagtaataataataatagtaataattacaataatacTCATCGAAGTCAGAGTTCGCCTGGCAGCGTAGCCTATGCAGTTGAGGAAAATGCGTGCGATTCGCGGTCTCCGGACAGTTGTGAAACCGACACCAAGCCCCGAAGCCTGCACGAGGAGACACTGTGCTCAAAGCGAACCATGAATCACCAATACAACTATAGCACAGTTGCGGCAGCCGCCGCCGTGGTGGGCGTTACCGCAGTAGCTGCCACCGTGGGCGTGCCCTTCAATTTGCACCGGTCGTCGGTGCTGTCCCCGCTCCAATCGCTGCGCAACGAGCAAGAGCTGTCGATTGTGCCGCTTTCGAGGAATTTCGTTGTCGATTACACgatgtggcagcaacaaaaccAAACGCATTCGAAAAAAATTAGCGGCAGCGAGGCAACGAACGGGTCGGTCTGTCCATGGATTAGACCCGATTTAAATGTCTTATCGTCAGCTGGGAATGCAATTCCACTGAATGTTATCAAAAATGAGCCAAGATCCGGCGCCAGCTATACTGGGATTAAGAATCGTAAAGTCGCCGATGGCGACCAGTCGGATTTCAATATGTCGTCGATATTGAGTTCTTCTGCATTCAAGCCCGTTGTCGCCTCCGCATCCATTATGTCCACCTCGCTATACGCCACGCGCTCCAATGATTCGATTAGCAACGTTTACATAAGTCCATCGCAATCGACGCGAACAACCACAGTATTCACCCATAACAGCATTACGGCAGCCTCAACCCAACGATTACCCTCGGAGGCGATACTTAACACAGCTACGTGTGCTTTTCCGCCCATCCTGAACTCGATCCAACTCAGCGCAGAAAGTGAGCAGCCAGACTTTGCACTTGCAAtagataataaaaatgaactCTCATCAGGTTTGACTGCGGAACACTTGAACACGTCAACGTTGTCGGATCCACTATACATCAATACAACTATTTGTCGGAACCCCAATGGCGATGATGAcaacgatgacgatgacgaagTGGTCGATATTGAAACGACGGAAGACGATCTGCAAACAATATATGATTCTCGCAACCTATTTGCGCACTCGCCCAATGATATTTCATCCGTCAGTGCAAGCCATTCACATTCCGGCAGCCCCAACGACGATGTCGATGTGGATGGCATTACAACAGATGTCGAAGaccaaattgatttcaaatcaAACAATTGCTCATACGACATTAACATTAGCCGCTCAAATTTGTATGTTCATCACACTACTGAAAAGGACAAGCGTTCATCCCAGGGCATGAATACAGAAGAAGAAGGGATACGTACaaatcatataaaaaataatgag gACGCAAATGGATCAAAAAGGTTGTCCCGGCGAAAGTGCTCAAATCAACAAAGCCAACGTCAATATCTTAAAAAGAATGGACCCACTCTTGACACCGATAAATTATTTTCGACCCAACCAAGTCTACATATTCCACAGCGGGTCACTTTTCCGGTATTCCTAAGGTCCCATCTAAATTCTTTTCGACAGCGCCACCACCGACAACCGAGCCCCAATACACCAAGACAATTATATTGCTGTGATACAACAGCAAGAAGTAATGAGAATGGCgttgaataa
- the fuss gene encoding signal transducer and activator of transcription B isoform X2, whose product MAFQESIQRSTRPSTPPNGMENSQISISPKSNHVSSVLLYGIPIVSLYIEGQERLCLAQISNTLLKQFSYNEIHNRRVALGITCVQCTPVQLEILRRAGAMPVSSRRCGMITRREAERLCKSFLGDNTPPRLPDDFAFSVQHKCAWGCRGLFLPARYNSSRAKCIKCTYCGMFFSPNKFIFHSHRITTNDRYIQPDAANFNSWRRHMTLSSHAQDEKIIHAWEDVKAMFNGGTRKRLVGCNNNNNNNNNNNNNNNNNNNNNNNNNNMNSNNNNSNNYNNTHRSQSSPGSVAYAVEENACDSRSPDSCETDTKPRSLHEETLCSKRTMNHQYNYSTVAAAAAVVGVTAVAATVGVPFNLHRSSVLSPLQSLRNEQELSIVPLSRNFVVDYTMWQQQNQTHSKKISGSEATNGSVCPWIRPDLNVLSSAGNAIPLNVIKNEPRSGASYTGIKNRKVADGDQSDFNMSSILSSSAFKPVVASASIMSTSLYATRSNDSISNVYISPSQSTRTTTVFTHNSITAASTQRLPSEAILNTATCAFPPILNSIQLSAESLTAEHLNTSTLSDPLYINTTICRNPNGDDDNDDDDEVVDIETTEDDLQTIYDSRNLFAHSPNDISSVSASHSHSGSPNDDVDVDGITTDVEDQIDFKSNNCSYDINISRSNLYVHHTTEKDKRSSQGMNTEEEGIRTNHIKNNEDANGSKRLSRRKCSNQQSQRQYLKKNGPTLDTDKLFSTQPSLHIPQRVTFPVFLRSHLNSFRQRHHRQPSPNTPRQLYCCDTTARSNENGVE is encoded by the exons ATGGCATTCCAAGAGTCAATTCAAAGATCTACCCGGCCTTCAACTCCACCTAATGGAATGGAAAACAGCCAAATATCAATATCCCCAAAGTCGAATCAT GTAAGCTCGGTACTGCTCTATGGCATACCCATTGTATCCTTGTACATCGAAGGGCAGGAACGTCTCTGCTTGGCGCAGATCTCGAATACACTTCTGAAACAGTTCAGCTACAATGAGATTCACAATCGACGCGTTGCACTTGGCATAACCTGCGTGCAATGCACTCCAGTTCAGTTGGAAATACTGAGACGGGCCGGAGCGATGCCGGTGAGTTCACGGCGATGCGGAATGATAACACGCCGAGAAGCGGAGAGGTTGTGCAAAAGCTTTTTGGGAGATAATACGCCGCCGAGATTACCAGACGACTTTGCGTTTAGCGTACAGCATAAATGCGCCTGGGGCTGCCGTGGATTGTTTTTGCCCGCACGCTATAATTCCTCACGTGCCAAATGCATCAAGTGTACCTATTGTGGAATGTTCTTTTCGccaaacaaattcattttccaCTCGCATCGTATAACGACCAACGACCGATATATCCAGCCCGACGCGGCCAATTTCAATTCCTGGCGTCGGCACATGACGCTCAGTTCCCATGCGCAGGACGAGAAAATTATTCATGCTTGGGAGGATGTGAAGGCCATGTTTAACGGCGGCACACGAAAGCGACTTGTTGgctgcaataataataataataataataataataataataataataataataataataataataataataataataataataatatgaatagtaataataataatagtaataattacaataatacTCATCGAAGTCAGAGTTCGCCTGGCAGCGTAGCCTATGCAGTTGAGGAAAATGCGTGCGATTCGCGGTCTCCGGACAGTTGTGAAACCGACACCAAGCCCCGAAGCCTGCACGAGGAGACACTGTGCTCAAAGCGAACCATGAATCACCAATACAACTATAGCACAGTTGCGGCAGCCGCCGCCGTGGTGGGCGTTACCGCAGTAGCTGCCACCGTGGGCGTGCCCTTCAATTTGCACCGGTCGTCGGTGCTGTCCCCGCTCCAATCGCTGCGCAACGAGCAAGAGCTGTCGATTGTGCCGCTTTCGAGGAATTTCGTTGTCGATTACACgatgtggcagcaacaaaaccAAACGCATTCGAAAAAAATTAGCGGCAGCGAGGCAACGAACGGGTCGGTCTGTCCATGGATTAGACCCGATTTAAATGTCTTATCGTCAGCTGGGAATGCAATTCCACTGAATGTTATCAAAAATGAGCCAAGATCCGGCGCCAGCTATACTGGGATTAAGAATCGTAAAGTCGCCGATGGCGACCAGTCGGATTTCAATATGTCGTCGATATTGAGTTCTTCTGCATTCAAGCCCGTTGTCGCCTCCGCATCCATTATGTCCACCTCGCTATACGCCACGCGCTCCAATGATTCGATTAGCAACGTTTACATAAGTCCATCGCAATCGACGCGAACAACCACAGTATTCACCCATAACAGCATTACGGCAGCCTCAACCCAACGATTACCCTCGGAGGCGATACTTAACACAGCTACGTGTGCTTTTCCGCCCATCCTGAACTCGATCCAACTCAGCGCAGAAA GTTTGACTGCGGAACACTTGAACACGTCAACGTTGTCGGATCCACTATACATCAATACAACTATTTGTCGGAACCCCAATGGCGATGATGAcaacgatgacgatgacgaagTGGTCGATATTGAAACGACGGAAGACGATCTGCAAACAATATATGATTCTCGCAACCTATTTGCGCACTCGCCCAATGATATTTCATCCGTCAGTGCAAGCCATTCACATTCCGGCAGCCCCAACGACGATGTCGATGTGGATGGCATTACAACAGATGTCGAAGaccaaattgatttcaaatcaAACAATTGCTCATACGACATTAACATTAGCCGCTCAAATTTGTATGTTCATCACACTACTGAAAAGGACAAGCGTTCATCCCAGGGCATGAATACAGAAGAAGAAGGGATACGTACaaatcatataaaaaataatgag gACGCAAATGGATCAAAAAGGTTGTCCCGGCGAAAGTGCTCAAATCAACAAAGCCAACGTCAATATCTTAAAAAGAATGGACCCACTCTTGACACCGATAAATTATTTTCGACCCAACCAAGTCTACATATTCCACAGCGGGTCACTTTTCCGGTATTCCTAAGGTCCCATCTAAATTCTTTTCGACAGCGCCACCACCGACAACCGAGCCCCAATACACCAAGACAATTATATTGCTGTGATACAACAGCAAGAAGTAATGAGAATGGCgttgaataa
- the CtsL4 gene encoding procathepsin L encodes MRIVVIFYYLYSLQNGNMVICHKNESGQMYKERFEIFKKINNRSYARSHDEMRSYEAYEENQIIVNEHNTYYETGKSSFRLATNTMADMNTDSYLKGYLRLLRSPEISDSDNIADIVGSPLMNNVPESFDWRKKGFITPLYNQQSCGSCYAFSIAQSIEGQVFKRTGKIVALSEQQIVDCSVSHGNQGCIGGSLRNTLRYLQATGGLMRSLDYKYASKKGECQFVSELAVVNVTSWAILPAKDENAIQAAVAHIGPVAVSINASPKTFQLYSEGIYDDVSCTSTSVNHAMLLIGFDKNFWILKNWWGELWGEAGFMRMRKGINLCGIANYAAYAIV; translated from the exons ATGCGGATCGtagttatattttattatctttACAGCTTGCAAAATGGTAATATGGTTATATGTCATAAAAATGAATCAGGTCAGATGTATAAGGAACGATTTGAAATTTTCAAG aaaataaacaatagaAGCTATGCACGTTCCCATGATGAAATGCGCAGCTATGAAGCCTATGaggaaaatcaaataattgtCAACGAACATAATACGTATTACGAAACTGGAAAAAGCAGCTTTCGATTAGCAACAAACACAATGGCTGACATG AATACCGATTCATACCTCAAGGGATATTTACGTTTATTACGGAGTCCAGAGATTTCTGATTCGGACAATATTGCCGACATTGTTGGATCACCGCTGATGAATAATGTTCCTGAAAGTTTTGATTGGCGTAAAAAGGGATTTATTACACCACTGTATAATCAACAAAGCTGCGGCTCCTGCTATGCCTTCAGTATAGCTCAAAGTATAGAAGGGCAGGTGTTCAAGCGCACCGGTAAGATTGTGGCCCTAAGTGAACAACAAATTGTGGACTGTAGTGTCTCCCATGGCAATCAAGGCTGTATCGGGGGCTCACTACGAAACACTCTAAGATATCTACAGGCTACCGGGGGTCTAATGAGATCCCTTGATTACAAATATGCCTCAAAG AAAGGAGAATGCCAATTCGTTAGCGAACTCGCTGTAGTCAATGTGACATCGTGGGCCATTTTACCGGCAAAGGATGAAAACGCAATTCAAGCAGCTGTGGCACATATTGGTCCAGTTGCAGTCTCCATTAACGCAAGTCCCAAAACTTTTCAACTTTATAG tGAGGGCATTTATGACGACGTATCCTGTACATCAACTTCTGTAAACCATGCCATGCTACTGATTGGCTTTGACAAAAACTTCTGGATTCTAAAGAACTGGTGGGGAGAATTGTGGGGAGAAGCTGGCTTTATGAGAATGCGTAAAGGTATTAATTTATGTGGGATTGCCAATTATGCAGCTTATGCAATAGTATAA